A stretch of Salvelinus alpinus chromosome 4, SLU_Salpinus.1, whole genome shotgun sequence DNA encodes these proteins:
- the LOC139574723 gene encoding rho-related GTP-binding protein RhoG-like translates to MQNVKCVVVGDGAVGKTCLLISYTTNAFPEEYIPTVFDNYSAQMTVDGRIISLNLWDTAGQEEYDRLRTLSYPQSNVFVICFSIGSPSSHANVRHKWHSEVSHHCPSVPILLVGTKSDLRNDGETVKKLKEQGLAPITKQQGNSIAKQIGAMKYMECSALTQEGVREVFTEAVRAVLYPVTKKNAKKCVLL, encoded by the exons ATGCAGAACGTAAAGTGTGTAGTGGTGGGGGACGGTGCCGTGGGTAAAACATGCCTCCTCATCTCCTACACCACCAACGCTTTCCCTGAGGAGTACATCCCCACCGTGTTCGACAACTACAGcgcccag ATGACGGTTGACGGCCGAATCATCAGCCTCAACCTGTGGGACACAGCCGGACAAGAGGAGTACGACCGCCTCCGTACTCTCTCATACCCCCAATCCAACGTCTTCGTCATCTGTTTCTCCATCGGGAGTCCTTCATCCCACGCCAACGTCCGCCACAAGTGGCACTCGGAGGTGTCTCACCACTGCCCCAGCGTGCCCATCCTCCTAGTGGGGACCAAGAGTGACCTGAGGAATGATGGGGAGACGGTGAAGAAGCTGAAGGAGCAGGGTTTAGCTCCCATCACAAAGCAACAGGGGAACAGCATCGCTAAGCAGATAGGAGCGATGAAGTACATGGAGTGTTCCGCTCTGACGCAGGAAGGGGTCAGGGAAGTGTTCACCGAGGCAGTACGGGCCGTGTTGTATCCCGTTACCAAAAAGAATGCAAAGAAGTGTGTACTGTTGTAA